In Crinalium epipsammum PCC 9333, the following are encoded in one genomic region:
- a CDS encoding methyl-accepting chemotaxis protein, with protein MLNKITNRLILGFSIPIIFLIVLGIILYSSTAHLIKVQEDSRRLSDAYENTNEFAYDVAKLIGSTRGYALYPKDQSYRKTYDEARKAMLQKKQDLANVTDSQARTVINEMIELGEEDDRIAAGVFPLIDANKLNEAKQELSKARLGELEELRTQATTILGDRLNENRQEGEQAKNFEILVIILGTLLTLLAIVAIGLWVALPIRRQLPRVVQAAEQIADGDLQQTIEQSNDGSEIGQLLTAFHYMSKNLNSLILQMQKSGVQIGTSATQIAAAGKELEATVTEQLASTNEVSATSQQIAATSIALVKVMEQVALMAQSTATAAGASQNDLNRMETVMRQLSAATTSIATKLGVMNEKANNINSVVTTINKVADQTNLLSLNAAIEAEKAGEYGAGFAVVAREIRRLADQTAVATLEIAQMIKEMQSAVSTGVMEMDKFNKSVVDSVADVSKISHQVAQVIQQVQGLTPRFEQVSQSIEEQSMGAQQISEAMGHLSQASQQTVDALRETNSAVGQLDGAANGLRSEIARFKTA; from the coding sequence TAATCCTGTATTCAAGCACTGCCCACTTAATCAAAGTGCAAGAAGACTCAAGGCGACTTTCTGACGCTTATGAAAATACGAATGAGTTTGCTTACGATGTCGCTAAACTCATTGGCAGTACTCGAGGGTATGCGCTCTATCCTAAAGACCAGTCTTACCGAAAGACTTACGATGAAGCTCGAAAAGCCATGCTTCAGAAAAAGCAAGATTTAGCAAACGTTACTGATTCGCAGGCTCGCACGGTGATTAACGAGATGATTGAGCTTGGTGAAGAGGACGATCGCATTGCAGCAGGTGTTTTTCCTCTTATTGATGCTAATAAACTGAACGAGGCAAAACAGGAACTTTCAAAGGCTCGGCTTGGCGAACTTGAAGAATTACGCACTCAAGCCACCACAATCCTGGGGGATCGACTCAATGAGAATCGACAAGAGGGCGAGCAAGCCAAGAATTTTGAGATCTTAGTGATTATTCTGGGAACGCTGTTGACGCTGCTGGCAATCGTGGCGATTGGCTTGTGGGTTGCTTTGCCGATTCGACGACAACTTCCAAGAGTGGTGCAAGCAGCAGAGCAGATTGCTGATGGAGATTTACAGCAAACAATTGAGCAAAGCAACGATGGTAGCGAAATTGGGCAGTTGCTAACCGCGTTTCACTATATGTCTAAAAATCTGAACTCGCTAATTCTCCAGATGCAAAAGTCTGGAGTGCAGATCGGCACTTCCGCAACTCAGATTGCAGCAGCCGGAAAAGAGTTAGAAGCAACTGTTACAGAACAGCTTGCTTCAACCAATGAAGTGAGTGCAACCTCGCAGCAGATTGCCGCTACTTCCATAGCGCTGGTCAAGGTGATGGAGCAGGTGGCGCTGATGGCGCAGTCTACAGCAACGGCTGCTGGTGCTAGTCAAAATGACCTGAACCGAATGGAAACAGTAATGCGCCAACTTTCGGCTGCAACCACCTCGATCGCGACTAAACTTGGGGTAATGAATGAAAAAGCAAACAACATTAACAGTGTTGTGACGACCATTAATAAGGTTGCCGACCAGACTAATCTGCTGTCTCTAAATGCGGCAATCGAGGCAGAAAAAGCTGGAGAATACGGGGCGGGCTTTGCTGTTGTAGCACGGGAGATCCGCCGATTGGCTGACCAAACCGCCGTCGCCACTCTGGAAATTGCCCAGATGATCAAGGAGATGCAGTCGGCAGTTTCGACTGGCGTGATGGAAATGGATAAGTTTAATAAATCTGTTGTTGATAGCGTTGCAGATGTCAGCAAGATTAGCCATCAGGTTGCTCAGGTTATTCAGCAGGTGCAAGGATTGACTCCACGCTTTGAGCAGGTGAGCCAGAGCATTGAGGAACAATCCATGGGCGCACAACAGATTAGTGAAGCAATGGGACACCTGAGTCAAGCATCTCAGCAGACGGTAGATGCTTTACGGGAGACGAACAGTGCTGTAGGGCAGCTTGATGGAGCGGCAAATGGATTACGCTCAGAAATTGCTCGATTCAAAACCGCTTAG